One segment of Myotis daubentonii chromosome 11, mMyoDau2.1, whole genome shotgun sequence DNA contains the following:
- the RNF224 gene encoding RING finger protein 224, giving the protein MLQPEGPPASEEGIAAGIRRGDCIICYSAYDLAGRLPRRLYCGHTFCQACVRRLDAPVHEQRWIPCPQCRQSTPTPRGGVAMLDLDLAAFLAIKAEREPPRVEPRPPAPLKGGPAVTRQPAVLCPPLGPQPRFPQPSCCCWGCGHLCWAPPGSPGV; this is encoded by the coding sequence ATGCTGCAGCCAGAGGGTCCCCCGGCCTCGGAGGAGGGGATAGCCGCTGGGATCCGGCGAGGCGACTGCATCATCTGCTACTCGGCCTACGACCTGGCCGGGCGCCTGCCCCGCCGCCTGTACTGCGGCCACACCTTCTGCCAGGCGTGCGTGCGGAGGCTGGACGCGCCCGTCCACGAGCAGCGCTGGATCCCCTGCCCGCAGTGCCGCCAGAGCACCCCCACGCCCCGCGGAGGGGTGGCCATGCTGGACCTGGACCTGGCCGCCTTCCTGGCCATCAAGGCCGAGCGGGAGCCGCCCCGCGTGGAGCCCCGGCCCCCTGCGCCCCTCAAAGGCGGCCCGGCGGTCACTCGGCAGCCCGCCGTGCTCTGCCCCCCGCTGGGCCCCCAGCCCcgcttcccccagcccagctgctgctgctggggctgcggCCACCTCTGCTGGGCCCCCCCGGGCAGCCCCGGGGTCTGA